A genomic stretch from Desulfosoma sp. includes:
- the odhB gene encoding 2-oxoglutarate dehydrogenase complex dihydrolipoyllysine-residue succinyltransferase has protein sequence MPRDIVIPAVGESVREAVLAEWFVKTGEKVSRGTVLFVLETDKVTLEVPAETDGVVEILVPAGQTVTVGTVVGRLLEEGEAIKPSPKPKPPSASVTPSMTESLPLQVSAPFPEPPPTAAILSREPISPKAFTRVETVSPQERATFSSPSVDVFPSAARLASEMGVDLTQVPGTGPEGKITKGDVLLFLESQGRSVPAFTAPSMASPVSKTAPGTMPAAEAVVPSAAEAGREPASLGVPGKIQEETRKPLSPIRKRIAERLVHAKQSTAMLTTFNEVDMSRVVEFRRRFKEAFKKKYGVSLGFMSFFVKACVQALQEIPEVNAFIDGQDIVYHAHVHMGIAVGAERGLVVPVIKYADLLSFAEIEKAIDTFVQKIQANRLQLSDLEGGTFTISNGGIYGSLLSTPILNPPQSAILGLHKIEDRPIAVDGQVVIRPMMYMALSYDHCIIDGREAVTFLRRVKEVIEDPERLLVGI, from the coding sequence ATGCCTCGTGATATTGTCATTCCGGCTGTGGGGGAATCCGTCCGAGAAGCCGTCTTGGCTGAATGGTTCGTCAAAACGGGAGAAAAGGTGAGCCGAGGCACCGTACTTTTTGTCCTGGAAACAGACAAAGTGACCCTGGAAGTGCCCGCAGAAACGGACGGTGTCGTTGAGATTTTGGTACCTGCGGGCCAAACGGTAACCGTAGGAACCGTGGTGGGTCGCCTCCTTGAAGAAGGTGAAGCGATAAAGCCTTCGCCCAAGCCAAAGCCGCCATCTGCTTCTGTGACTCCATCGATGACGGAATCCCTACCTCTCCAGGTTTCGGCTCCTTTTCCTGAACCTCCACCAACAGCAGCGATTCTTTCCCGTGAACCGATAAGTCCAAAAGCTTTCACAAGAGTTGAAACGGTTTCCCCACAAGAAAGAGCAACATTTTCTTCACCTTCCGTCGATGTCTTTCCATCTGCAGCTCGATTGGCATCCGAAATGGGGGTGGATCTGACTCAAGTGCCGGGCACGGGTCCGGAAGGTAAAATCACTAAAGGGGACGTGCTTCTGTTTCTGGAGTCTCAGGGACGTTCTGTGCCGGCCTTTACAGCGCCCAGCATGGCATCACCTGTTTCGAAGACGGCACCAGGGACGATGCCCGCAGCGGAAGCTGTGGTTCCGTCGGCTGCCGAGGCTGGACGGGAACCTGCAAGCCTCGGTGTTCCAGGAAAAATCCAGGAAGAAACACGTAAGCCCTTGAGCCCAATTCGAAAGCGCATTGCGGAAAGGCTTGTGCATGCCAAGCAGTCCACAGCCATGCTCACCACCTTCAATGAAGTGGACATGAGCCGTGTTGTGGAATTTAGGCGCCGCTTCAAAGAAGCCTTCAAGAAGAAATACGGGGTGTCTTTGGGATTCATGAGCTTTTTCGTCAAGGCTTGTGTTCAGGCGCTTCAGGAAATTCCCGAAGTCAATGCGTTCATTGACGGTCAAGACATTGTCTATCATGCCCATGTGCACATGGGGATCGCTGTGGGCGCGGAACGCGGCTTGGTGGTGCCGGTGATCAAGTATGCGGACCTTTTGAGTTTTGCTGAAATTGAAAAGGCCATCGACACATTTGTCCAAAAAATTCAGGCGAATCGGCTGCAGTTGAGCGATCTGGAAGGGGGTACCTTTACCATCAGCAACGGTGGCATTTATGGATCCTTGCTGAGCACGCCCATTTTGAATCCGCCTCAGAGCGCCATTTTGGGATTGCACAAGATTGAAGATCGCCCCATCGCTGTGGATGGCCAGGTGGTGATTCGGCCTATGATGTATATGGCCTTGAGCTATGATCATTGCATTATTGACGGGCGGGAAGCCGTGACCTTTCTCAGAAGGGTCAAGGAAGTCATCGAGGATCCTGAGCGCTTGCTCGTGGGTATCTAA